A window from Triticum aestivum cultivar Chinese Spring chromosome 6D, IWGSC CS RefSeq v2.1, whole genome shotgun sequence encodes these proteins:
- the LOC123145514 gene encoding uncharacterized protein: MHGRRQRCGEGCGDRRPFVRHMWPATRVEAAPPPAKGPASPPPPPRSSLPPLRTTSYPPAPTTPPAAPHKQEAADSPRPPSADSFLKDGREFRVGDCALFQAVDVPPFIGLIRWIEKKEEGFPKLRVSWLYRSADVKLNKAIQLNAAPNEIFYSFHQDETSAVSLLHPCKVAFLRKGVELPAGISSFVCRRVYDIDNKCLWWLTDKDYINERQEEVNRLLHRTRLEMHAAVQSGGRSPKRLNSPSSAQQKSGLDDGQNCILSKGKKRERVEQGIDPATRDRDRPLKVEEGELGNLKAENMKHTFTKFIAKFTDKGGLPHAEAVEKLVQFMQVDRTERKIDLGGRVALAHIISATESPDCLGRFVQLRGLPILNEWLQETHKGKSGEGGSPKETDKRVEEFLMALLRALSRLPINLNALQSCSIGKSVNHLRSHKSAEIQKRAKCLVENWKKRVDAEMKSNEAKPLVSGQAVSWSGKGGAAEVSNGGNRRSASSDASPKNPVSRTAKPGASDAVTKLNPLTSVSSKLQHMQPTNVATNSKDPPCKSAGGSELPTVKEEKSSSSSQSLNNSHSCSSDHARTFGSPWKEDARSSTAASGNASKTSGSSSRVHRRANSVRLGSGIQKEATAGRSTSLDRSLFQEKSSQSGMASEKGGDTPSDNNSNGHRLIVRFPNPSRSPARSVSGGSFEDPSVTGSRSSSPVDKHEQNGRRVKMKIENSRPELASDANAESWHSNEIKGVAGSDEGDKSAFPTLESNRNTEEAVKEACASRPASSSQVNEKGICSSETKGNSFNPMNALIEIKYSEAGPPLQAGDDTAMNLLASVAGEISKSDLISPSASPRNSSANEVGCEGDSIEKLKVECDIAPSQLQGSSDVQKVILVKQEKADPCLIAKEERNQRAHLSLHDNKITTSTGLSPQNGTDCNAIESSAKTENQAEGCTNKCLPVPGADSQGQDLNACSSRGPVEDGRISSPDVVDTALGGQCNSAVSNRTSELLPPEELQLSAPDKQPHALLKQTDTKPLGVVLDQLEAMDTRDGSTGGKLDLKSSVCPLAVGPKKAEVLGVNTVLKEDEKEQPSSTSADVNKLVAFPVDVPNGIKESKDGSSESSSQVKPQAIISQDFEHDASQSPKKLSDDVGAKEDLVSSGEGSSIAAQAKPNVTAKLDFDLNELGDEGNHSEPVTSPVICSSGIHVPGLSPFVSPVLSGLPAPITVAAPAKGPFVPPENLLRVKPEAGWKGSAATSAFRPAEPRKVVGTSVTAPDIVGSDAARKRSRPAFDIDLNVADDQILEEDISQSSAHTVGSESGNSRSRDGPVRSAGIELDLNRADEVAENNQFISNSSNRVEVTLLPARSLPGGLPSTSMNGSKNFFDLNNGPSLDEASTEPAQRSLSSKGASSIPFLPQVAGLRMNGTEINNMSPWFATANPYAPVAMQSFLPARGEQPYPIETASGTQRMIASAADSSQFGSDSGRAPVVSTAPTMVFHPPPAYQYAGFPFTPSVHLQTAGFPIGSTSYANSAPAGVPYFPTIAPSLVGSTGALPPQHVRQYAINRPEGSSSDGLDSNWKWKRPGGFDLNSGPGSIDLEGKDERILSSVRQNLMTPQQAFAEEQTRMYQLPGVGIKRKEPEGSWDPDRSSYKQLSWQ, encoded by the exons ATGCATGGGCGGCGCCAACGCTGCGGTGAGGGGTGCGGCGACCGGCGTCCTTTCGTCCGGCACATGTGGCCGGCAACTCGCGTAGAGGCAGCTCCACCACCGGCAAAGGGaccagcctcccctcctcctcctccccgctcgTCTCTCCCGCCGCTCCGGACGACCTCTTATCCACCCGCACCGACGACTCCCCCGGCGGCACCCCACAAGCAGGAGGCCGCCGATTCACCCCGCCCGCCCTCAGCAGACTCCTTCCTAAAG GACGGGCGTGAATTTCGAGTTGGAGATTGTGCACTTTTTCAGGCTGTTGATGTTCCTCCTTTCATTGGGTTGATACGCTGGATTGAGAAAAAAGAAGAAGGCTTTCCCAAGTTACGTGTAAGTTGGCTCTATAGATCTGCTGACGTCAAACTTAACAAGGCAATACAGCTCAACGCTGCACCAAACGAGATCTTCTATTCATTCCACCAGGACGAGACATCTGCTGTCTCTCTACTACATCCTTGCAAAGTTGCCTTTCTACGCAAAGGTGTTGAGCTGCCAGCCGGAATTTCTTCATTTGTGTGTCGGCGTGTATATGATATTGACAACAAGTGTTTATGGTGGCTTACCGACAAAGACTATATTAAT GAACGGCAGGAAGAAGTAAATCGACTTCTGCATAGAACAAGGTTAGAAATGCATGCTGCAGTACAGTCAGGTGGACGCTCACCGAAGCGGTTAAATAGTCCGTCATCTGCCCAGCAGAAGTCCGGTTTGGATGATGGACAAAATTGTATTTTATctaaaggaaagaagagggagagAGTTGAGCAAGGAATTGATCCAGCTACGCGAGACCGTGATCGTCCCCTTAAGGTTGAAGAAGGTGAACTGGGGAACTTAAAGGCAGAAAATATGAAGCATACATTTACAAAGTTTATCGCGAAGTTCACAGACAAAGGCGGGCTTCCTCATGCTGAAGCAGTCGAGAAGCTAGTCCAGTTCATGCAAGTTGATCGAACTGAACGGAAGATAGACCTTGGTGGTCGAGTAGCGCTTGCACATATTATTTCAGCTACAGAAAGTCCTGATTGCCTCGGGAGATTTGTGCAGCTAAGGGGCCTTCCTATTTTGAATGAGTGGCTTCAGGAAACTCACAAGGGGAAGTCTGGTGAAGGGGGTAGTCCTAAAGAAACTGATAAGCGTGTTGAAGAATTTCTCATGGCCCTGCTTCGTGCTCTCTCAAGATTGCCTATCAATTTGAATGCCTTGCAGAGTTGCAGTATCGGGAAATCTGTCAATCATCTGCGTAGCCATAAAAGTGCTGAGATACAGAAGAGGGCGAAGTGTCTTGTTGAAAACTGGAAAAAGCGTGTTGATGCTGAAATGAAGTCAAATGAAGCGAAACCTTTAGTATCTGGTCAAGCTGTTTCCTGGTCAGGGAAAGGGGGCGCTGCAGAAGTTTCTAATGGTGGAAACAGACGAAGCGCCTCAAGTGATGCCAGTCCGAAAAACCCAGTATCTCGGACAGCTAAACCTGGTGCATCTGATGCTGTTACGAAGTTGAATCCGCTCACTTCTGTCTCTTCAAAGTTGCAACACATGCAGCCCACAAATGTTGCAACCAACTCGAAGGATCCACCCTGCAAATCGGCTGGTGGTTCTGAGTTGCCAACAGTGAAAGAGGAGAAAAGCAGCAGTTCAAGCCAATCACTGAACAACAGTCACTCATGCTCCAGTGATCATGCTAGAACATTTGGTTCTCCTTGGAAGGAGGATGCGAGAAGTTCTACTGCTGCTTCGGGCAATGCTAGTAAAACTTCCGGGAGCTCTTCACGCGTCCATCGAAGGGCAAACAGTGTCCGTCTTGGTTCTGGGATTCAAAAAGAAGCTACTGCGGGAAGATCTACCTCACTCGATCGTTCGTTGTTCCAGGAAAAATCATCACAATCTGGAATGGCGTCTGAAAAAGGAGGTGACACACCCTCTGATAATAACAGTAATGGCCATAGATTAATTGTCCGCTTTCCAAATCCTAGCCGCAGTCCTGCTAGAAGTGTGAGTGGAGGCTCATTTGAGGACCCATCTGTCACTGGGAGTAGATCTTCATCTCCTGTAGATAAGCATGAACAGAATGGTCGGCGAGTGAAAATGAAGATTGAAAATTCTCGACCTGAGTTAGCTTCTGATGCTAATGCTGAGTCTTGGCATAGCAATGAGATAAAAGGGGTTGCAGGGTCTGATGAAGGTGATAAATCAGCATTCCCTACATTGGAGAGCAACAGGAATACTGAAGAAGCTGTTAAGGAGGCATGTGCATCACGGCCTGCAAGTTCTTCGCAAGTGAATGAGAAAGGAATCTGTTCAAGTGAAACCAAGGGGAACTCATTCAACCCTATGAATGCTTTAATTGAAATAAAATACTCTGAAGCTGGTCCTCCTCTGCAAGCTGGAGATGATACCGCAATGAACCTTCTTGCCAGTGTGGCTGGAGAAATATCTAAATCCGACTTGATTTCTCCGTCAGCTTCACCGAGAAATTCATCTGCAAATGAAGTGGGCTGTGAAGGTGACAGCATTGAGAAGTTGAAAGTAGAATGTGACATAGCCCCTTCTCAGCTTCAAGGTTCCTCAGATGTTCAGAAAGTCATTTTGGTGAAGCAAGAGAAAGCCGATCCTTGTTTGATTGCCAAGGAAGAACGTAACCAGAGGGCTCACTTATCATTGCATGACAACAAAATCACAACGTCTACTGGGCTGTCACCTCAAAATGGTACAGACTGTAATGCCATCGAATCTTCAGCGAAGACTGAAAACCAAGCGGAGGGTTGCACAAACAAGTGTCTTCCTGTACCTGGGGCTGATTCACAAG GTCAAGATCTTAATGCATGTTCCAGCCGTGGGCCAGTTGAAGATGGTCGCATAAGCAGCCCTGATGTCGTTGACACTGCTTTAGGTGGTCAATGCAATTCAGCTGTTTCTAATCGCACGTCAGAATTGCTCCCTCCTGAGGAGTTGCAATTGTCTGCCCCTGATAAACAGCCCCATGCCTTGTTAAAGCAAACTGATACAAAGCCGCTTGGGGTTGTACTAGATCAGTTGGAAGCCATGGATACACGTGATGGCAGTACTGGTGGTAAATTGGATTTGAAGTCTTCAGTGTGTCCACTGGCTGTTGGTCCCAAAAAGGCTGAAGTCTTGGGTGTTAACACAGTGCTGAAAGAGGACGAAAAGGAGCAGCCTTCTTCCACTTCAGCTGATGTTAACAAGCTAGTTGCATTCCCAGTTGATGTGCCGAATGGGATTAAAGAATCGAAGGATGGTTCCAGTGAATCGAGTAGTCAAGTAAAACCTCAAGCTATCATATCTCAGGATTTTGAGCATGATGCAAGTCAGAGTCCAAAGAAACTGAGcgatgatgtcggtgcaaaagaGGATCTTGTCTCATCAGGTGAGGGTTCTTCTATAGCTGCCCAGGCCAAACCAAATGTTACTGCTAAGCTTGATTTTGATTTGAATGAACTTGGGGATGAAGGGAATCACTCTGAGCCAGTTACCTCTCCTGTTATATGTTCTTCTGGGATTCATGTACCTGGTCTTTCTCCATTCGTATCACCTGTTTTAAGTGGTTTGCCTGCCCCAATAACAGTAGCAGCTCCAGCTAAAGGACCTTTTGTTCCTCCTGAGAATCTACTACGAGTGAAGCCTGAGGCTGGGTGGAAAGGCTCAGCAGCTACAAGTGCATTTCGTCCTGCAGAACCACGAAAGGTTGTGGGGACATCTGTGACTGCACCTGATATTGTAGGATCTGATGCTGCCAGGAAGCGGTCTCGCCCCGCGTTTGACATTGATCTAAATGTAGCAGATGACCAGATTCTCGAGGAAGATATCTCACAGAGTTCTGCTCATACAGTTGGATCTGAATCTGGCAACAGTAGAAGTCGTGATGGTCCGGTGCGAAGCGCTGGCATTGAACTTGACTTGAATAGGGCTGATGAAGTTGCCGAGAATAACCAGTTTATCTCAAACTCTTCCAACAGAGTTGAAGTCACATTGTTGCCAGCAAGATCTTTGCCAGGGGGTTTACCGAGTACTAGTATGAATGGCTCAAAGAACTTCTTTGATCTCAATAATGGACCAAGCCTTGATGAAGCTAGTACAGAGCCTGCACAAAGGAGTTTATCATCTAAAGGTGCTAGCAGCATACCATTCCTGcctcaagttgctggtcttagaatGAATGGCACCGAAATCAATAACATGTCACCATGGTTTGCTACTGCCAACCCATATGCTCCTGTAGCTATGCAATCGTTTTTGCCTGCTAGAGGAGAACAGCCTTATCCAATTGAAACAGCATCTGGAACCCAGAGGATGATTGCGTCTGCTGCAGACAGCAGCCAATTCGGAAGTGATTCAGGTAGGGCTCCAGTTGTTTCCACAGCACCAACCATGGTGTTTCACCCTCCTCCTGCATATCAATATGCAGGATTTCCTTTCACCCCCAGTGTTCACCTTCAGACAGCAGGTTTTCCAATTGGATCGACGTCATATGCCAATTCCGCACCTGCAGGAGTTCCATACTTTCCAACCATTGCCCCGTCACTTGTTGGGTCAACGGGTGCATTACCTCCCCAACATGTGAGGCAATATGCAATAAACCGTCCTGAAGGTAGCAGTAGTGATGGCCTCGACAGTAATTGGAAATGGAAAAGACCAGGAGGGTTTGATCTTAATTCTGGTCCCGGGAGTATAGATTTAGAAGGGAAGGATGAACGAATACTTTCATCGGTTAGACAAAATTTGATGACGCCGCAGCAGGCCTTTGCGGAGGAGCAAACGAGAATGTACCAATTGCCTGGTGTAGGAATAAAGAGGAAGGAACCCGAGGGCAGTTGGGATCCCGACAGATCATCATACAAGCAATTGTCATGGCAGTAA